The Oncorhynchus nerka isolate Pitt River linkage group LG13, Oner_Uvic_2.0, whole genome shotgun sequence sequence GGCGCCCAATCCCATTCACTCCTTGAAGACGAGCTCTATGGAAATTAGCTTTCTGGGCAGGGCATTATTTAAACTGCAGTAACCATTGAGCATTATCCGGAAGGAGGTAAACAGCAACAATCTAGTAAATTCCTGATAAGGCAGGCGAGTTTCGGTGAAGTGGGTACCAGAAGGGATTGTGGAAGTCAAGTCGAGATAAGGTCAACAGTTAAAGAGAGAAGATAACTCTGGGAGGGAGCTCAGAGGGGCCGCCACATCGACCCTCTAACTACAGTTCTGTCTCACATACACACTTTCACACCCATGAAGGTTCTAGACGTAGGCAGGGCCATGATAATACCAATAAGAGGAAGACTGAATTCTTGCCAAGCAACATAGATGGATTGTTTATTTTAGTCATATAAGGAGGTGACTCCGCCTATTCGGAAAGTGTAAatataccgaacaaaaatatcaaagcaacatgtaaagtgttgtcaACGTtgagaacagagtgccccatagtggCCGTTgggttatgatatgggcaggcataacgaacacaacacaattgcattttatcgatggtcaTTTGAATGCAGATACCGTGATGAGAACCGGAGGCCAATTGTCGTGCCGTTCATCActcaccatcacctcatgtttcagcttgataatgcacggccccatgtcgcaagggtcTGTAAAATAATTATTCGAAGCTGAACATTTCCCAGTtcatccatggcctgcatactcaccagacatgtcacccatgttCAGGATGCTCTGAATTGACGTGTACGAcaatgtgttccagttcccaacaatatacagcaacttcgcacagccattaaagaggagtggcacattccacaatcaacaacctgatcaactctatgcaaaggagattgcgctgcatgaggcaaatggtggtcacaccagatactgactggtttctgatccacaccactcCTTTTTAAGGTATTTGTGAcaaagatgcatatctgtattcttaGTAATGTGAAATCAATTAGGGATTAATGAATTTACTTCAATTAACTGActtccttatataaactgtaactcattaaaataatttgtttttgttcagtatatacgcTTGTGTAACTTGTATTTTGTCTCTGCAGCTGTATGACCCAATGGGATAAATAAACTTGGCTTGAGCCTTTTGTAGTCGTCCATTTGAGTAATTACTATTTGTTAAGAACGTAACCGGGTAAACAGACCCAAAAGCCTGCCTGTGCATTTTCACTGGTGTATGCATGCTCTTGATTGATGTATTTCCTTCCACTGAAGCACCCGTCTCTGAACTGTCTGAGACTTCCACCAACTGACTTCCTTCCACCTCCTTTCGATGTGACAATAAAGCGTCTAAGCTATCCTCAATGTGCTAAACATCACTTATCAAAGCTCAAATCGGTACTGTGAAATAGAAGTTGAAAGCAAATCTGACATTTCTTGTTACCGCCAGAGAATAGTAATTTTTATGTCTGTGATAGAATGGGCAGCACCATTATGGCTACaacccataggaatccccactcagttgactactttaaaacggcggaagccctcaatggcgctgcccatgctaaatCTGCCTTTTGACCACTAGAGGCCTCGATCATTCTCCGAGTTTACAAAAATTCCCCACTCACTACCTTGTGGGAGAGGTGCATTGTGGTTATTGTAGTTGTTTTTTACTACACATTTTAATCCAAcatatttattttcaatgacgacaaaaaaaaaaatgaaatgtttttttctttcttccaAAAAGAACACAGAATCTGCATTTAAATGCATACTATCAAAATATCAAAGTTCCTGTCACTGGGACATTACTATTTGTCCAAGTGAGGTCAATTTTctttaagaaaaaaaaaaaaaagttgcatATTACAAAGCAGATgtttcaacaaaaaaaaactgTACATACTCGAAAATGGTCATGAATAATTCAGTCACCAACTCTGTGTACCCCCCCcctcaatatatatataaatgcaatTAATTTAAAACATAACAAAAATAATtaaaacaataaataaaaaacagttgcTGTGCAATGTTACATTACAAGCTAGATTATGATTTATCTTCaaacaatacttttttttttttaaatttacaatTTAATTAGTTAATAATCTTATTTTAATATAATTATTATTCTACCACATTCTCAGAGCAAAACACATGCCCAACCAACAGTCTGAAATCTGGAAGATAAGTGCTTCTTGCAGGAGATGGGGAGACTCACATTTCATTAACATCCCTCCCTACTCTTTCATTCTTTACCTACCCTTGCCCCAAACTTCATCCCATCAGTCAGCCGGAGCCTTTCAGAAGAGAAAGAAGTTCACCCTAGAAACTAATCCATCAGATTCCTCCTCCCGTAATGCTTAGCATTACAATGTGGGGTTtgataatctgatcctagatcagtgccTAAAGGAAACTTGTACCCATAGCCCTCCCTGGTTCACTGTAAAATACTTAAGATTTCCTTGGCATTCTCTGTGTTCCAGCCCTGGCCCTGAAGAGGGCCGTCACAGACAAGCACGTATTTGTGCAGGATCTGCGTCCCAATGTCCCGGAAGTGAAGCCGGTCCTCTTTGCGTTCCGTGGAATCCACGCTGCAGTCCTCGTACTTCACTGCCCAGAAACACATCTCCCCTATGTACATCATCGTCAGCAGGTGGGTGTCTGAGAAGATGCCtattggaaaataaataaaaacataaataacCATGTTTTTTCATCCCTTTATGAGAAATTAAGAAAAAGTTTGTCTGGATAATGTCAAAACAAACATGTAACATTAACAAAATAAACAGGTCACAACACATGTATAACATATAGCGGTTCTATGTTTACCTTCAGCCAGGAAGTTAGCGGTTGCAGAGTCGTGAAACACCACCCCATCGTTGAGCTTCATGGAGTTCCTCACCTGCAGCATCCTCATTAGGTAACGTACACCCTCCTGAAGACACTGAAACCAGACAGACAACACTGCATGAACAACAGGCATAAGGAATCCAACTCTAATAGTAGCAGTTGCACTACAATTCAAGTTTGGACTTCTATGTAAAGTTAAATGTCCATACCTTGAGGAAAGTGGCTTTGTTCTTCTTGATCCACTGCTTACGTTGGTGGAGTGTGTGGCAGTACATGTAAAGCAGTGCTCCACGTCTCCAGTAGAGGCACTCTAACACCTCTAGCCCCAGCACTGACTGCACCTGGAACAAGGACAGCTGtcactaaacagtgtgtgtgtgtgtcaccggaggatggtgacaccttaattggggaggacgggctcgtggtaatggttggagctaaataagtggaatggtatcaaatacatcatacacatggtttccatgtgtttgataccattccatccactccgttccagccattatgagccgtcctcccctcagcagcctccacgggtgtgtgtatggtgtgtaaaTCTGCTGTTATTTTCATGTAGTGAACAAAATACTCAATGCATAGGGTATAAGGCCCTATGCACATGCATTGCCCTTGAAGAGCAGGCTGAATATCTTTTgcacaaaggcacacacacctctTGGGCCGGGACAAGTCTACCGGCCAACACCTCTGGCTCTGTGAGGTCCTGCAGCAGCTGTTGGATCTTAAAGGGTGAGCAGTCCTCTGGGAACTCCTGGTCCACCAGCTTGTTTTCCTCATAGAATGTGATGTCCAggatcacctacacacacacacactagtgtcaTTCTTTACTTttaaaaggcccagtgcagtcaaatgtgatttcctgtgttttatatacatttccacactatgagattggaataatactgtgacattgtgaaaatgatgacaaTTCCCTTTAAGTGTAAGAactctggtgacatcaccatgcagtaaattagttaataatAGACcaataaattaaaaataaataaaagttccaaacctctgccaaCAGTTAGTTTTCCCTTACCACTCAGACCGTCTTAGaacaattcttgcttgagaaattattCTTGGCTAAGAAGCTGTTAATGTTTAAAAAccataaaaattaaaaaaaaaaaaaaaatcacagtaAAGGTACTTTAATGTTACCGATAAATTAATTGATACTGAGATAAAAAAGAAACGGCTACATTTTACACAAATATGATTAAACAGTAAAAGTTTTGCAATTAATCTATTCAGCCATGCTCTTTCGCTAACATTTATGACAAGAGTAACATGGTCGGCCGGTCTTCAACTCTAATGCAGATGAATTGCAGACTGTGGGCCAACAACCTTGAATAAGAcaaatgtctctgtgtctccaaCAGGCTGTCTACAACTCTGCTATGATGGGTGTGGATGACGAGGATAACTCAGACAGACCGTGGGTTGGGCGTTATGTCAATGTCATCAACAGGACAAGTCACTTGGTTCATCATCAGCACTGCACTTTGAAGTTGGAATTCTAATATTTTGAACTCTTCTAGATTTTCACATTTGTGGAATAATCCCACTTTTTAAAGTGCATCTTCGCGTCATTTCTTCATTTGAAAGTAATTACTGATTTTCTACGCTCTGACAGGTGAAAGGATGAAAAAAACATTCCATTCACTACCAGCGCAGTGATTGGGCTACTTCAAGGACATGAGGAAGGGTGCATTTAATTTGTGAACCGAGTCTGTCACAGAGGATAGTGGTCAGTTGAAAGTTCCCGCGTCAAGGAAGGACAACAAGTGTTGGCTCTTTCACACCTTCAGGCTCGCGTCATTGGATGACATGAACGACTTAACAAAATAGAATACTGTTATCCTATTTCAAAACAGCAGGTGGAATAACTACTTGAACACAAAAGGACACTTTGCTTGCCTCGTGAACCAGGCTGGGCCTGCCATATATCACCAAAACAACAATCTGTTTGGTTCTACGAGGCTACCTATTTGCAACTAACAAGGCCTGAACACATGAAGTCTACCATTTACATTCAGGCCACttgcctgcctacctacctacctgactGAACATGATTATCAGAGATGAAGGGAACTTGGATGGTATGGTAACACATTTGAATTCACACCAAGCCTAAAACATTTTGTCTAGAATCTAGCTACTACATTAACATTCAATGAACTGCAATACCTGAGTGTAATCCTGAAGCAGTTTAGGCAGACTGTTACTCTCCCCCCCTTGTCTGTAAAAGCTTTTCAACTTGTCTAGTATCGAAGAAGCATTCTGTAAATAGTCATCATCTAGGAGAAAATAAAGTTGTTTAATATGTATTACAGGTCTAACTTTATGTCCAAACATTACATCTCATGCTTACAGAGTTTAATGTATCATTTAACGTGTTCGTTTAAAACACACTGATCATTTCTATGGACTTGTTGATAATGTGTTTTACAGTGGCATGATAATGGCGTAAAATGTAAGGAGCTGCCCTTTGAGATAGTCAATAAAGAAGATGATCTAGCCATGTCCATCCGGCCACCATTGTACACAGTATTATGACAGTCTAGACTAGACAAAATCAAGTTAAAGAGGTGGggtgtttcaggtgtctccggaaggtggagtcaatcaccaccttccggagacacctgaaaccccacctctttaaggaatacctaggataggataaagaaGTGGggtgtttcaggtgtctccggaaggtggagtcaatcaccaccttccggagacacctgaaaccccacctctttaaggaatacctaggataggataaagtaatccttctcaccccccttaaaagatttagatgcactattgtaaagtggcagttccactggatgtcataaggtgaacgcaccaatttgtaagtcggtctggataagagcgtctgctaaatgacttaaatgtaaatgtaagttcaTTGGAAAATAATCGTTGGCCAGTAAGCCAAGAACGTACACAAAGTGGAATACTTTTAGATACCTAGCTAATACATCCAAGAACCCAGAATAGCCTAGATACATTGGTCAAGCAATCTGCAATAACATTATGCATCGACTGTTTGAAAAGTAACGGCTCAATACCCTAGCTCAGCATCTTTGTCGACACATTAACACCAGTTAGCCAGCTATcgctaacgttacctagctaacgttactgtacCACATAATGAATTCAGTTAAATTCAAAACGGCTTTTTGGGCATGgtaaaacatgtttacattgccaaaggaaGTTTAGTAAACAAAATGTAAAACAATTAGCTAACTAGTTAGGGACCATGTTAGCTCGCTAACTAGCTAACGTGGCTAATCACATTAACTTTAGCTACGTTATCCAgcaaacatagctagctagctagcgaatgTATGCAATGagtcatattgtttactgttgttGTTTCAACTCTGATTAGCTAGTTTATCTACCTTGGTCTGTGTGTTATCATAAAGTATTCTGGTGATatggtaacgttagctaacgtagCTAACTAATTAAGCCAGATGAGAAGAACTTCCAACTAAACAAACTGAAGGTGCATCGACATTAGCTACCTTTCATTACAAATTATTGTTTTAACAGTGTACACCTTACCTTGTTTCTCGGTTCTGAGGCTGGCGCACTTATTGTCCAACTCAAAAATCCTTCTCTCCAGTTCGAACGCCTGTCTTCTGCAGTCGTCGGCCATGACTAAAACACTGTCACGTGACGCTATGACGTTCCATTCACATGGTGAACGTGTTTATTTTATTATCTGGGGCAGGTTTCATGCCACTATTCTAAAATCCGCATTAAGAAAATATGAGCGTTTTCCCATCAAACGGATTTGTGCGTTGTGACGTATAAACACGAAATGTACTTTTTCAATATTGTTTTCATGAACCGAATAAAAATCTAAAATTAGTTGTGCTTCCATTGCATTTTCGACTCTACCTATGGTTTTGGTACATACactgttgcgttaaatagcaaaGGTGCCTACATGTGCTCTTGCCAACAGTTTGCAGATAGACTACAGTGCGGCTAGGATGTGTGGGTAGGCTcctctacatgatgagattattatggataagagcgagaATATTTGTATTCGTCAAACATCGATCATCATGTTACCAGAATAAAACCATCGATATGTATTGTAAAGGAGCATCAAACTCATCACCATGAACTTTCACCACCATGTGAAGTTAATCATAAGGTATTCTTCTATAATATTATGGTTGTCTGCGAACACACGTTCATCATAATTTATGTAACCTgttgcctaataaactgtatggttacCCAAATCGTAATGCGAGAACTATCATCGTGTGTCTCCAAATTTACTTCGatatatgatggttattatataaatatttgtGCATAATGGCGTTTCCACCTCCATATCTCGTATAATTTTTTATTTTGACGACATTTGGAAAGATCACCGAAATGTACTTTAATCGCATACAAAGGtttgatggaaacctggttagtgatCCAATGCATGTTTGCTCCAAATATATCAATTTATTTGTGCCCTCTGTCAATTGCAAATCCATACTTTTTCAATAAACCTTAATGAAATACACCCGCCGACTGTTTCGCGTGTGCCAATTGAATCTCAACAAGGAAACAAACTGTATTTTATTGGATTTCAGAAAATAAAGGCACGCAACGACAGAGAAGAAACATAGGTACAAGGTTAGCGtttcatataaactcagcaaaaaaagaaacgtccctttcaggaccctgtctttcaaagataattagtaaacatctaaataacttcacatatcttcattgtaaagagtttaaacactgtttcccaattaaccataaacaattaatgaacatacacCTGAACATAcaatgaacaattaatgaacaattaatgaacatacacctaacggtcgttaagacactaacagcttacagacggtaggcaattaaggtcacatttTTGAT is a genomic window containing:
- the LOC115140324 gene encoding RAB7A-interacting MON1-CCZ1 complex subunit 1-like; protein product: MADDCRRQAFELERRIFELDNKCASLRTEKQDDDYLQNASSILDKLKSFYRQGGESNSLPKLLQDYTQVILDITFYEENKLVDQEFPEDCSPFKIQQLLQDLTEPEVLAGRLVPAQEVQSVLGLEVLECLYWRRGALLYMYCHTLHQRKQWIKKNKATFLKCLQEGVRYLMRMLQVRNSMKLNDGVVFHDSATANFLAEGIFSDTHLLTMMYIGEMCFWAVKYEDCSVDSTERKEDRLHFRDIGTQILHKYVLVCDGPLQGQGWNTENAKEILSILQ